The Alcanivorax sediminis genome window below encodes:
- a CDS encoding DUF6351 family protein, whose translation MTLRTLSVLTLGAVLAACGGGGSSSPAPVADNAGPSKPVPNIPEVPRQGEGEIRVLSNRADLISDGDALVEIVAADPEQLKEARLSLNGQPLEMDLVATEAGTRRALVNGLALGRNTLRAFLGNGTVLDREIINHPNGGPVISGPQIQPWNCTNAAAVDEQCNQPAEYSFKYVPADKLQTLITSFDPQNPGLPDSVLPYDPANPPADEEIARVTTDQGVDVPFIIRLEEGVQNRDRYLIMTLYQPDQPWDTFNPQPQWNHKLLIHHGGNVGVSYGMGNPPVGDLSGGGTGTAGLLIGDSITTALGRGFMTLSTAQANLGHNANLVTAAESLMMAKERIVEQYGEIRYTIGTGCSGGSITQQHVANAYPGIYQGMIVQCSYPDVWTTATQFADYNLLSHYFGNQLAMDEEGFQEVFASLLSAEVIPVVQWSAFYGHLPLNPLISDLAFFPSAYPDQESCPGLAEGVPVYDAQERPDGLRCGLLDYMKSQFGPRAVEVWSPNEQLLGEGFGGIPLDNVGVQYGLQSLQSGLITGDQFLKVNREIGGLSVDIDYQAERTVADTQALKNAYRTGAINTAEHLANVPIIDLRGPDPGIAHDAYHSWQMRARLEATQGHADNHVIWYGPIPLIGDTVYTTEALLAMDLWLSEMEADSSDLSVQEKVIAHKPLYARDRCLSVSSIFDPSGPIVPLTGNLLYPDPIIPGLDLSLLPPPPAEAGIVVDAVTGQACGLDVSELPVVSELPLVGDLLGTVGDLLSPLTDPLVELQQLLIQTRFGTPRTVAGDDIRTLTNKCQLKPVDPADYPLALDAEAFAAQVAEIFPQGVCDYSQPGQGVAATETWLQYGDDETVIYGGDVISTDARQSRQGWASPAFEVGVQ comes from the coding sequence CTTTGAGCGTTCTCACGCTCGGCGCCGTTCTGGCGGCTTGTGGTGGGGGAGGCTCTTCCTCTCCGGCGCCAGTAGCTGATAATGCGGGCCCCTCCAAACCTGTACCCAATATCCCTGAAGTTCCCCGTCAGGGTGAAGGGGAAATCCGCGTATTGTCCAACCGCGCGGATCTGATCAGCGATGGTGATGCCCTGGTGGAAATCGTGGCGGCGGATCCTGAGCAGCTGAAGGAGGCCCGACTGTCCCTCAATGGCCAGCCCCTGGAGATGGATCTGGTGGCCACCGAGGCTGGCACGCGAAGGGCGCTGGTGAACGGGCTGGCGCTGGGCCGCAACACGCTGCGTGCTTTTCTTGGCAACGGGACGGTACTGGATCGCGAGATCATCAATCATCCCAATGGTGGGCCGGTGATCTCCGGGCCGCAGATCCAGCCGTGGAACTGCACTAATGCAGCCGCGGTGGATGAGCAATGCAATCAGCCGGCCGAGTACTCCTTCAAGTATGTGCCCGCCGACAAGCTACAAACCCTGATCACCAGCTTCGATCCGCAAAACCCGGGGTTGCCCGACAGCGTGCTGCCCTATGACCCTGCCAACCCGCCCGCTGACGAAGAGATCGCCCGGGTGACGACGGACCAAGGGGTGGACGTCCCGTTCATTATTCGCCTTGAGGAGGGGGTGCAGAATCGTGATCGCTACCTGATCATGACGCTGTATCAACCTGACCAGCCCTGGGACACCTTCAATCCCCAGCCGCAGTGGAACCACAAGTTGCTGATCCATCATGGCGGCAATGTGGGTGTGAGTTATGGCATGGGTAACCCACCGGTGGGCGACCTCTCTGGCGGTGGCACAGGCACTGCTGGTCTGCTGATTGGTGACAGCATTACCACCGCGCTGGGCCGGGGCTTCATGACGCTTTCCACCGCCCAGGCCAACCTGGGACACAACGCCAATCTGGTCACAGCCGCGGAATCCCTGATGATGGCCAAGGAGCGTATCGTCGAGCAGTACGGGGAGATTCGTTACACCATTGGCACCGGTTGCTCGGGGGGCTCCATTACCCAACAGCACGTGGCTAACGCCTATCCGGGGATTTATCAGGGCATGATTGTGCAGTGCTCCTACCCGGACGTGTGGACCACGGCTACCCAGTTCGCCGACTACAATTTGCTGAGCCACTATTTCGGTAATCAGCTGGCCATGGATGAAGAGGGGTTCCAGGAGGTTTTCGCCAGCTTGCTCAGCGCCGAAGTGATCCCGGTGGTGCAGTGGTCTGCATTCTACGGGCACCTGCCACTTAATCCGCTGATTTCAGATCTGGCCTTCTTCCCCTCCGCCTACCCGGACCAGGAGAGCTGTCCGGGCCTGGCTGAAGGGGTGCCGGTATATGATGCACAGGAGCGCCCGGATGGCTTGCGATGTGGCCTGCTGGATTACATGAAGAGCCAGTTCGGGCCGCGCGCGGTGGAAGTATGGAGCCCCAACGAACAACTACTGGGCGAAGGCTTTGGTGGCATTCCGCTGGATAATGTGGGCGTGCAGTACGGGCTCCAATCCCTGCAAAGCGGCCTGATTACTGGTGACCAGTTCCTCAAGGTGAACCGTGAAATCGGTGGCTTGTCGGTAGACATTGACTACCAGGCCGAGCGCACGGTGGCAGATACCCAGGCCCTGAAGAACGCTTACCGCACCGGTGCCATCAACACGGCAGAGCATCTGGCCAATGTGCCGATCATTGACCTGCGCGGACCAGACCCAGGTATTGCCCACGATGCCTACCACTCCTGGCAGATGCGCGCGCGACTGGAAGCGACTCAGGGGCACGCCGACAACCATGTGATCTGGTACGGGCCGATTCCCCTGATTGGCGACACGGTTTACACCACGGAAGCGTTGCTGGCCATGGACCTTTGGTTGTCTGAAATGGAAGCAGACAGCAGTGATTTGAGCGTGCAAGAGAAGGTAATTGCGCACAAGCCGTTGTATGCCCGTGATCGATGCCTGTCCGTGTCTTCCATCTTTGATCCGTCCGGCCCCATCGTGCCGCTCACCGGCAATCTGTTGTATCCGGACCCGATCATTCCCGGGCTGGACCTGTCGTTGCTGCCGCCCCCTCCGGCGGAAGCCGGTATCGTGGTAGACGCGGTCACGGGCCAAGCCTGTGGTCTGGATGTGAGTGAGTTGCCGGTGGTGTCAGAGTTGCCGCTGGTTGGTGATCTGCTGGGTACGGTGGGCGATTTGCTGTCCCCGCTCACTGATCCGTTGGTGGAGCTGCAACAGCTATTGATCCAGACCCGCTTTGGCACGCCAAGAACGGTGGCCGGGGACGATATTCGTACCCTCACCAACAAGTGCCAGCTGAAGCCGGTGGACCCGGCGGACTATCCGCTGGCGCTGGATGCAGAGGCCTTTGCCGCGCAGGTGGCGGAGATCTTCCCGCAGGGTGTCTGCGACTACAGTCAACCGGGGCAGGGCGTTGCCGCTACCGAGACCTGGTTGCAATATGGCGATGACGAAACCGTGATCTACGGTGGAGATGTCATCAGCACGGATGCCCGCCAGTCACGACAGGGGTGGGCATCGCCGGCGTTCGAAGTGGGCGTGCAGTAG
- a CDS encoding beta-ketoacyl synthase encodes MTALPVITAMGGINAAGRSALHFGFQRLIFDALPELQRQTTLRALAQLTGRAEDSLLDGTLIRALPAEHRLHAAISGTSDIPVTLEMRNMDLPEPLPAGWQVTPIDKRRSRVTLPAGLGINVPLDAPRRVSAAGQLPDGFDPGELYASRNHPRALQMAIFAISDALGDLGMDWAQVARKVRPDQVAVYASNAMSQLDDHGLGGVMRFPPNGHRITSKQVPLGLGEMTADFLNAYVLHSVGTTGGMLGACATFLYNLEKGVQAIRSGKVRVAIVGTSEAPLIAEVMEGYRAMGALAEDQELAALDDSPHPDVRRACRPFSDNCGFTMAESAQFTILMDDALALELGADILGAVPDVFIHADGAKKSISAPGVGNYLTMGKAAALTRQLIGAKGLQQHSFVHAHGTGTPQNRVTESIILNRVAQAFGIEAWPVVGIKSYVGHSLGSAGGDQLAATLGSFAQSTLPGIRTIDHIADDVHRDNLNICLQHQQHDDLQASLINSKGFGGNNATAVALSASITEAMLRQRHGGKAMTAWQQARETTLASKARFADHCISEPPKPVYRFNEGVLGDEHVVLSGKSVSLNGGTEMPFDDDTTLNEFQLNRD; translated from the coding sequence ATGACAGCATTACCCGTTATCACCGCCATGGGCGGCATCAATGCAGCAGGCCGTAGTGCCCTGCATTTCGGTTTTCAGCGTCTGATTTTCGACGCTCTCCCGGAGCTTCAGCGTCAGACCACCCTGCGTGCCCTCGCGCAATTGACTGGCCGGGCGGAAGACTCCCTTCTCGACGGCACCCTGATTCGTGCTCTGCCTGCAGAGCACCGCCTGCATGCCGCCATCAGTGGCACCAGCGACATTCCCGTCACCCTGGAAATGCGCAACATGGACCTGCCTGAACCGCTACCCGCGGGCTGGCAGGTCACCCCCATCGACAAGCGTCGCAGCCGCGTCACCCTGCCCGCCGGGCTGGGCATCAATGTGCCGCTGGACGCGCCGCGCCGGGTCAGTGCCGCCGGTCAATTGCCGGACGGATTCGACCCGGGCGAACTGTATGCCTCGCGCAACCATCCCCGCGCTCTGCAGATGGCCATCTTTGCCATCAGTGATGCGCTGGGCGACCTGGGCATGGACTGGGCCCAGGTCGCCCGCAAGGTGCGGCCGGACCAGGTTGCGGTTTACGCCAGCAATGCCATGTCCCAACTGGATGATCATGGTTTGGGCGGCGTCATGCGCTTCCCGCCCAATGGGCACCGCATCACCTCCAAGCAGGTACCGCTGGGGCTGGGCGAGATGACGGCCGACTTCCTCAACGCCTATGTGCTGCATTCCGTGGGCACCACCGGCGGCATGCTGGGGGCCTGCGCTACCTTCCTCTACAACCTGGAGAAAGGGGTTCAGGCCATTCGCAGCGGCAAGGTTCGGGTGGCCATTGTCGGCACCAGTGAAGCGCCATTGATTGCGGAAGTCATGGAGGGCTACCGGGCCATGGGCGCCCTGGCGGAAGATCAGGAACTGGCGGCGCTGGACGACAGCCCACACCCGGATGTACGTCGCGCCTGCCGCCCATTTTCAGATAACTGCGGGTTTACCATGGCCGAGTCGGCCCAGTTCACCATCCTCATGGATGATGCTCTGGCACTGGAGTTGGGTGCGGATATTCTCGGCGCGGTACCGGATGTATTCATTCACGCTGACGGAGCCAAGAAGTCCATCTCGGCCCCTGGCGTGGGCAACTACCTGACCATGGGCAAGGCGGCGGCCCTGACCCGGCAGTTGATCGGCGCCAAAGGCTTGCAGCAGCACAGCTTTGTTCATGCCCATGGCACCGGCACCCCGCAGAACCGGGTGACCGAGTCCATCATTCTCAATCGTGTCGCGCAGGCCTTTGGCATTGAGGCCTGGCCAGTGGTCGGCATCAAGTCCTATGTGGGGCACTCCCTTGGCAGCGCCGGGGGGGATCAGCTGGCGGCCACGCTGGGCAGCTTTGCCCAGAGCACTCTGCCGGGGATCCGCACCATTGATCACATCGCCGACGATGTGCACCGCGACAACCTGAATATCTGTCTGCAGCACCAACAGCACGATGACTTGCAGGCCAGCCTGATCAATTCAAAGGGGTTTGGTGGCAACAATGCGACCGCCGTAGCACTGTCCGCCAGCATTACCGAAGCCATGCTGCGTCAGCGCCATGGCGGAAAAGCCATGACGGCCTGGCAACAGGCCCGCGAAACCACTCTGGCCAGCAAAGCTCGCTTCGCCGATCACTGCATCAGTGAACCACCCAAACCGGTGTATCGTTTCAATGAAGGAGTGCTGGGTGACGAGCATGTGGTCCTGAGCGGGAAGTCCGTGAGCCTCAACGGCGGCACAGAGATGCCCTTCGACGATGACACTACCTTGAACGAATTCCAGCTCAATCGGGATTGA
- a CDS encoding acetyl-CoA C-acyltransferase, with product MSDDAIVIVNGARTAMGGFQGSLSGATAPELGAASIREAVARAGLKPEDVQEVIMGCVLPAGLKQGPARQAMRKAGLPDNVGATTINKLCGSGMKATMFAYDSIKAGTNDIVVSGGMESMTNAPYVLDKARGGMRMGHGQVYDHMFLDGLEDAETGRLMGSFAQEVADKRSITREDMDNYAIESLKRAQAAIENGWFKDEIVPVTVKTRKGEVVVDTDEQPGNANIDKIPTLRPAFAKDGTVTAANASSISDGASALVLARESVASERGLQPLARILAHATNSLHPGEFTLAPIGATEAVLKKVGWSVDDVDLFEINEAFAMVAMMPMIDLGIPHEKVNIHGGACALGHPVGSTGSRIILTLIHALKRTGGKRGVASLCIGGGEATAVAIELV from the coding sequence ATGTCTGATGATGCCATCGTCATTGTAAACGGCGCCCGTACCGCCATGGGCGGCTTTCAGGGTTCACTGTCTGGCGCTACCGCCCCTGAGCTGGGCGCAGCGTCCATCCGTGAAGCGGTGGCCCGTGCCGGCCTGAAGCCGGAAGACGTGCAGGAAGTCATCATGGGCTGTGTACTGCCCGCCGGCCTCAAGCAGGGCCCTGCCCGCCAGGCCATGCGCAAGGCTGGCCTGCCCGACAACGTGGGCGCCACCACCATCAACAAGCTGTGTGGCTCAGGCATGAAAGCCACCATGTTTGCCTATGATTCCATCAAGGCTGGCACCAACGACATCGTGGTGTCCGGCGGCATGGAATCCATGACCAACGCGCCCTACGTATTGGACAAGGCCCGTGGCGGCATGCGCATGGGCCACGGTCAGGTGTATGACCACATGTTCCTGGACGGCCTGGAAGATGCCGAAACCGGTCGTCTGATGGGCTCCTTCGCCCAGGAAGTGGCTGACAAGCGCAGCATCACTCGCGAAGACATGGACAATTACGCCATCGAGTCCCTGAAGCGCGCCCAGGCGGCCATCGAAAATGGCTGGTTCAAGGACGAAATCGTTCCTGTCACCGTGAAAACCCGCAAGGGCGAGGTGGTGGTTGATACCGACGAGCAGCCCGGTAACGCCAACATCGACAAGATCCCGACCCTGCGTCCCGCCTTTGCCAAAGATGGTACCGTGACAGCCGCCAACGCCAGCTCCATCTCCGATGGTGCCTCTGCCCTGGTACTGGCCCGTGAATCCGTAGCCAGCGAGCGTGGCCTGCAGCCTTTGGCGCGCATCCTGGCGCACGCCACCAACAGCCTGCACCCGGGCGAGTTCACCCTGGCGCCCATCGGTGCCACTGAAGCGGTACTGAAGAAAGTGGGCTGGAGCGTGGACGACGTGGATCTGTTCGAGATCAACGAAGCCTTCGCCATGGTTGCCATGATGCCGATGATTGATCTGGGAATTCCCCACGAGAAGGTGAACATTCACGGCGGCGCCTGTGCCCTGGGTCACCCAGTGGGCTCCACCGGTTCACGCATCATCCTCACCCTGATCCACGCGCTGAAGCGCACTGGCGGCAAGCGCGGTGTGGCCAGCCTGTGTATCGGTGGCGGCGAAGCCACTGCTGTGGCCATCGAGCTGGTGTAA
- a CDS encoding superoxide dismutase, whose protein sequence is MAFELPPLPYEKNALEPHISAETLEFHHGKHHNAYVTKLNELTAGTENESKSLEEIIASAEGGLFNQAAQVWNHTFYWNSLTPNGAGAPSGDLAAAIDSAFGSFEEFKNQFNAKATGNFGSGWTWLVKNSDGSLEIVNTDDADTPIAHGKGQTPLFTVDVWEHAYYVDYRNARPKYLESIWNLINWDFAAANFAA, encoded by the coding sequence ATGGCTTTCGAACTACCGCCGCTTCCGTACGAAAAGAACGCTCTGGAACCGCATATTTCTGCGGAAACCCTGGAATTCCACCACGGCAAGCACCACAACGCCTACGTGACCAAGCTGAACGAACTGACCGCAGGCACCGAGAACGAGAGCAAGTCTCTGGAAGAGATCATTGCCAGCGCTGAAGGCGGTCTGTTCAACCAGGCAGCTCAGGTATGGAACCACACCTTCTATTGGAACAGCCTGACCCCGAACGGTGCCGGTGCGCCTTCCGGTGACCTGGCGGCAGCCATCGATAGCGCCTTCGGTTCCTTCGAAGAGTTCAAGAACCAGTTTAACGCCAAGGCGACCGGCAACTTCGGTTCCGGCTGGACCTGGCTGGTGAAGAACAGCGACGGCTCCCTGGAAATCGTCAACACTGACGATGCGGATACCCCGATTGCACACGGCAAGGGCCAGACCCCGCTGTTCACCGTAGATGTGTGGGAGCACGCCTACTACGTGGACTACCGCAATGCCCGTCCCAAGTATCTGGAATCCATCTGGAACCTGATCAACTGGGATTTCGCTGCTGCCAACTTTGCAGCGTAA
- a CDS encoding LabA-like NYN domain-containing protein, translating into MTRIAVFADVQNIYYTTRQAFGRQFNYRALWETLSQQGDIVVALAYATERGDDGQTRFQDALRHLGFTVKLKPYIQRSDGSTKGDWDVGIAVDVMTHAPQVDTVVLLSGDGDFDVLLSAIKVSPGVRTEVYGVESLTARSLIESANDYHPIEADLLLP; encoded by the coding sequence ATGACTCGCATCGCCGTCTTCGCCGACGTTCAGAACATCTACTACACCACCCGCCAGGCATTCGGTCGTCAGTTCAACTATCGAGCCCTGTGGGAAACGCTCTCGCAGCAGGGGGATATCGTGGTGGCCCTGGCCTATGCCACCGAGCGTGGTGATGATGGCCAGACCCGGTTTCAGGATGCGCTCAGGCACCTGGGGTTTACTGTGAAGTTGAAGCCCTATATCCAGCGCAGCGATGGCTCCACCAAAGGCGACTGGGATGTGGGCATTGCGGTGGATGTGATGACCCATGCGCCGCAGGTAGACACGGTGGTACTGCTGTCCGGGGATGGGGATTTTGATGTGCTGCTGTCGGCGATCAAGGTGAGCCCGGGGGTGCGCACCGAGGTGTATGGGGTGGAGTCGTTAACCGCCCGATCCTTGATCGAGAGTGCCAATGACTATCATCCGATAGAGGCAGATCTGTTGCTGCCTTGA
- a CDS encoding OmpA family protein, with protein sequence MICSWPVALLVSGLLVVAGSSTYAGSWKASPDRTFYVGYRAGIAISDLDVPSETLTGDQGGSFSQGLFAGYQFESRWGAELFWLDAGSADVVSRETGATRGLADLEVYGVGATWRHEYAPALDAFVQAGVASLDRQYRYYADVQGDSETDPYLVLGLRWAPADSWQLRAGYTYFNSQLQVATVGLVKHFYPGGKPESVLTAPEPEMAEQVVMQCDDFILHFDGVEFDTASVALSEQSRSRLDALSEELRALPDDIEIEIRAHADEVGTESYNYALSQVRARAVRDYLASTGIALSRIHAVGYGEWVLPGSGEADRTHEGGRRAELTLLGIEKYLDEGVHCQELIKGYDMGKSFPES encoded by the coding sequence ATGATCTGTTCTTGGCCTGTAGCGCTTTTGGTCAGCGGATTGCTCGTTGTGGCAGGGTCCTCCACTTATGCCGGATCCTGGAAGGCATCACCAGATCGCACCTTTTATGTGGGGTACCGAGCTGGGATTGCTATTTCGGATCTGGATGTTCCCTCTGAAACGTTGACGGGGGATCAGGGCGGCAGCTTTTCACAGGGGCTATTTGCCGGGTACCAATTTGAATCACGTTGGGGGGCTGAGCTGTTCTGGCTGGATGCGGGGAGTGCCGACGTCGTCTCCCGGGAAACCGGTGCAACCCGGGGGCTCGCTGACCTTGAGGTATATGGTGTCGGAGCTACCTGGCGTCATGAATACGCTCCAGCACTTGATGCCTTTGTTCAGGCTGGGGTTGCCTCGCTGGATCGCCAATACCGTTATTATGCCGATGTCCAAGGTGACAGCGAAACCGACCCCTATCTTGTTTTGGGCCTGCGCTGGGCACCAGCGGATAGCTGGCAGTTGCGCGCTGGTTATACCTACTTCAATTCACAGCTGCAGGTCGCAACTGTTGGTCTCGTCAAACACTTCTATCCCGGCGGAAAACCTGAATCTGTGTTGACTGCACCGGAACCTGAAATGGCTGAGCAAGTTGTCATGCAGTGTGATGACTTCATTCTTCATTTTGACGGCGTGGAATTCGACACCGCCTCCGTAGCCCTCAGTGAGCAAAGCCGTAGCCGTCTTGATGCGCTGAGCGAAGAGTTGCGAGCGCTTCCCGATGATATCGAAATTGAAATTCGCGCCCATGCTGATGAAGTAGGGACGGAAAGTTATAACTATGCCCTGTCACAGGTAAGAGCCCGAGCGGTTCGCGATTATCTGGCCTCGACAGGCATTGCTCTCAGTCGTATTCACGCAGTGGGTTATGGCGAATGGGTATTACCCGGCTCGGGTGAGGCTGATCGTACCCATGAGGGCGGCCGCCGGGCCGAGCTAACACTGCTTGGTATTGAGAAATATCTTGATGAAGGCGTGCATTGTCAGGAGCTGATCAAGGGCTATGACATGGGGAAGTCTTTCCCGGAATCGTGA
- a CDS encoding patatin-like phospholipase family protein, translated as MPKDNTPSTPRRALVLGCGGVAGGAWSIAALHHLEQQLDWDCRDADVLIGTSAGAVLAALLGSGISVEQLLACQQGTSDRCQWNHDTDTGGALPPLPGARFTGKSLVMKGLRGEVSALTAICGALPAGQFDMHAFRKLINDAAHGKDWVDHPATWIMAVDTDTGKRIPFGKGGAPKASIADAVCASYGVPFWCPPVTVDNRSYIDGGVASPVSADMLVDSAVDEVIVLAPMASRQPDKPWHPFERIERSVRRYMTSVVDREVAALEKAGKKVIRIEPVAEDLKAFGYNMMDPGRRQRVLKTALGTAPSTVKTALA; from the coding sequence ATGCCCAAAGACAACACACCCTCCACACCACGCCGCGCTCTGGTACTGGGCTGCGGCGGTGTCGCCGGCGGCGCCTGGAGCATTGCAGCCCTGCATCATCTGGAGCAGCAACTTGACTGGGACTGCCGCGACGCCGATGTGCTGATCGGCACCTCCGCAGGCGCGGTGCTCGCCGCCCTGCTTGGCAGCGGCATCAGCGTCGAGCAGCTGCTGGCCTGCCAGCAAGGGACCAGTGACCGCTGCCAGTGGAATCATGACACCGACACCGGTGGCGCCCTGCCGCCGTTGCCAGGCGCACGCTTCACCGGCAAGTCTCTGGTCATGAAAGGGCTTCGCGGCGAAGTTTCCGCACTGACCGCCATCTGTGGTGCGCTTCCTGCCGGCCAGTTCGACATGCACGCCTTCAGAAAGCTGATCAACGATGCTGCCCACGGCAAGGACTGGGTCGATCACCCGGCCACCTGGATCATGGCGGTGGATACTGACACCGGCAAACGCATTCCTTTTGGCAAGGGTGGCGCTCCCAAAGCCAGCATCGCCGATGCGGTGTGTGCTTCCTATGGCGTGCCTTTCTGGTGCCCCCCTGTCACCGTGGATAACCGCAGCTACATTGATGGCGGCGTGGCCTCGCCGGTATCGGCAGACATGCTGGTCGACAGTGCGGTAGACGAAGTCATCGTGCTTGCCCCCATGGCCTCCCGACAGCCAGACAAACCCTGGCATCCATTCGAACGCATTGAACGATCGGTTCGCCGCTACATGACGTCGGTGGTTGACCGGGAAGTGGCAGCCCTGGAAAAAGCCGGAAAAAAAGTGATTCGCATTGAACCCGTTGCCGAGGATCTGAAAGCCTTCGGTTACAACATGATGGATCCGGGCAGAAGACAGCGGGTACTCAAGACTGCCCTGGGTACCGCGCCCTCCACAGTAAAGACTGCCCTGGCATAG